Proteins found in one Solitalea lacus genomic segment:
- a CDS encoding ABC-F family ATP-binding cassette domain-containing protein: MNFLSAENITKSLGLRVLFSNLTFGINQGQKVALIAKNGTGKTTLLKILAGKDAPDSGSISVRKDIKIAFLDQEPELQEDKTIFDAVYDAENPLLKTIMNYELALEHPEDAKRLQKAIDQMDAHQAWDYEQRIKQILGQLKIFDLHQIISSLSGGQKKRVAMAMALVQNPDLLILDEPTNHLDFDMVEWLEEYLESEKVTLLMVTHDRYFLDRVCNQILELENGQLYSYNGNYSYFLEKKAEREATTAATIDKAKNLFNRELEWMRRMPKARGTKSKARIDSFYETEKVAKQRLEDKKVQLDIQMNRLGGKILELHHLKKSFGDRSMVDNFSYVFKRNDRIGIVGVNGAGKSTFLKLLTGEIAPEGGKIVTGETVVFGYYNQDGMKLPEDKRVIEVVKDIAEFIPMAKGKSLTAAQLLERFLFSGDQQYTYVSKLSGGERRRLYLCTLLMKNPNFLILDEPTNDLDIMTLQVLEEFLEDFPGCLLIVSHDRYFMDRLTHHLFIFEGDGVITDFNGNYSDYRDYMLIKAANKKSGIESQKLEEKNRKQEFEEQKKENKPAEKGRKMSFKEKQEFEQLEKDIATLESRKAEITSIFENPSANSDELHKLSTEMETIVESLEEKELRWLELSELQS; the protein is encoded by the coding sequence ATGAATTTCCTTTCAGCAGAAAATATTACAAAATCATTAGGCTTACGCGTTCTGTTTAGCAATCTTACTTTCGGAATTAATCAGGGGCAAAAGGTGGCTTTAATTGCCAAAAACGGAACCGGAAAAACAACTCTTCTAAAAATACTTGCTGGAAAAGATGCGCCAGACAGTGGTTCAATTTCTGTTAGAAAGGATATCAAAATAGCATTTCTTGATCAGGAACCAGAATTACAAGAAGATAAAACAATTTTTGATGCTGTTTATGATGCTGAAAATCCTTTATTGAAAACCATCATGAATTATGAGTTGGCTCTTGAACACCCTGAGGATGCCAAGCGCTTGCAAAAAGCAATAGATCAAATGGATGCTCATCAGGCTTGGGATTATGAGCAGCGCATCAAACAAATTTTAGGTCAATTGAAAATATTTGACCTTCATCAAATCATCAGCTCTTTATCAGGAGGACAAAAGAAGCGCGTTGCTATGGCAATGGCTTTAGTCCAGAACCCTGACTTACTGATTTTAGACGAGCCCACCAACCACCTTGATTTTGACATGGTGGAATGGCTTGAGGAATACCTTGAATCGGAAAAAGTAACACTCTTAATGGTTACCCACGACCGTTATTTCTTAGACCGGGTTTGCAACCAGATTTTGGAACTGGAAAATGGTCAGTTATACTCGTACAACGGAAACTACAGTTACTTTTTAGAGAAGAAAGCTGAACGGGAAGCAACAACGGCTGCTACCATTGATAAGGCGAAGAACCTTTTTAACCGTGAACTGGAATGGATGCGCCGTATGCCCAAAGCCCGCGGAACAAAATCAAAAGCTCGCATCGATTCGTTTTATGAAACTGAAAAAGTCGCCAAACAGCGTTTGGAAGATAAAAAAGTCCAGCTCGACATTCAGATGAATCGCTTAGGGGGCAAAATACTTGAACTGCACCACCTCAAAAAGAGTTTTGGCGACCGCAGTATGGTTGATAACTTCAGCTACGTATTTAAGCGAAACGACCGCATTGGAATAGTTGGTGTTAACGGAGCGGGAAAATCCACTTTTTTAAAATTGTTAACTGGAGAGATAGCTCCTGAAGGTGGTAAAATTGTAACCGGAGAAACTGTAGTGTTTGGTTACTACAATCAGGACGGCATGAAATTACCCGAGGATAAGCGAGTTATTGAAGTGGTAAAAGACATTGCCGAGTTTATCCCTATGGCTAAAGGAAAGAGTCTTACAGCAGCTCAATTATTAGAGCGTTTTCTCTTCTCCGGAGACCAGCAATACACTTACGTTTCAAAATTATCAGGAGGTGAGCGCCGTCGTTTGTATTTATGCACCTTACTGATGAAAAATCCGAACTTTTTGATTCTCGACGAGCCCACAAATGACCTTGACATTATGACCTTGCAGGTTTTGGAGGAGTTTTTAGAAGATTTTCCGGGATGTTTACTGATTGTATCGCATGATCGCTACTTCATGGATCGACTTACCCATCACTTATTCATTTTTGAAGGAGATGGGGTTATCACCGATTTCAATGGAAATTACAGTGATTATCGTGATTACATGCTGATTAAAGCAGCGAATAAAAAGTCGGGGATTGAGAGTCAGAAATTAGAAGAAAAAAACAGAAAACAAGAGTTTGAAGAACAGAAGAAAGAGAATAAGCCTGCGGAAAAAGGACGCAAGATGTCATTCAAAGAAAAGCAAGAGTTTGAACAATTAGAGAAGGACATTGCAACACTTGAAAGTCGTAAAGCTGAAATTACATCAATTTTCGAAAACCCTTCAGCTAACTCGGATGAGTTGCACAAACTTTCGACTGAAATGGAAACAATTGTCGAATCATTGGAAGAAAAAGAACTTCGTTGGTTAGAGTTAAGCGAACTTCAGAGTTAA
- a CDS encoding superoxide dismutase codes for MNRKDFLHNSLIIGGASILPANSLLAASISDGGIDKLADANGIFIQQTLPYAENFLEPYMDAETLHLHYTFHHGGAVKAANKDLQMIRRSLDENNLETVDFWTKKLAFHFSSHILHSIFWTNLSNKQSAPTGDLLKRIEKNFGSYDKLKLLIASTSKNVDGNGWGILGYQPYSNSLTILQCENHEKLTQWGVIPLLVIDVWEHAYYLKYKNKRADFVDALFNIINWDNAAQRLDIALKLK; via the coding sequence ATGAACCGAAAAGATTTTTTACACAACAGCTTAATAATTGGTGGTGCAAGTATTTTGCCTGCGAACTCATTGCTTGCAGCCTCCATAAGTGATGGAGGTATTGACAAATTAGCAGATGCCAATGGAATTTTTATTCAACAGACTTTACCTTATGCTGAAAACTTTTTGGAGCCATATATGGATGCTGAAACGTTGCATCTTCATTACACATTTCATCATGGAGGGGCTGTAAAGGCTGCTAATAAAGATCTTCAAATGATTAGAAGGTCATTAGATGAAAATAATTTAGAAACGGTTGATTTCTGGACAAAGAAATTGGCTTTTCATTTTTCTTCACATATTCTCCATTCCATTTTTTGGACAAATCTCAGCAATAAACAATCTGCACCAACTGGTGATTTATTGAAGCGAATTGAAAAGAACTTTGGTAGCTATGATAAACTAAAACTATTGATTGCTTCGACTTCCAAAAATGTAGACGGCAATGGTTGGGGTATATTAGGTTACCAACCTTATTCAAATTCATTAACCATTTTACAGTGCGAAAATCATGAAAAACTAACGCAATGGGGAGTAATCCCTTTATTGGTTATCGATGTCTGGGAACATGCCTATTATTTGAAATATAAGAACAAAAGGGCTGATTTTGTTGATGCACTTTTTAATATTATCAATTGGGATAATGCCGCACAACGGTTAGATATTGCTTTGAAATTGAAATGA